Proteins encoded in a region of the Vibrio sp. CB1-14 genome:
- a CDS encoding NAD(P)/FAD-dependent oxidoreductase, protein MNQKVDVVIIGAGAAGLMCAAEAGKRGRRVLVLDHAKKPGRKILISGGGKCNFTNYDVSANNYLCQNPHFVKSALSQYTNWDFISLVSKYGIEFEERDHGQLFCLESAKDIVKMMLSECESPNIQFRYQTDVHSIEKTEQGFSLHADTDTIECDSLVVATGGLSMPKLGATPFGYKIAEQFGLEVVPTTAGLVPFTLHKEDKEDFAELSGIAVPAEITANDGTLFKEALLFTHRGLSGPSVLQISSFWKPGQNVSVNLAPEADIEELLTRSLEKHPNQSLKNTLARLLPKRLVEVLIERKVFADKPLKQYNPKELVAIRESLENWTIAPNGTEGYRTAEVTLGGVNTNHLSSKTMECKSIEGLYFIGEVMDVTGWLGGYNFQWCWSSGFVAGQHV, encoded by the coding sequence ATGAATCAGAAAGTTGATGTGGTGATTATTGGTGCAGGCGCTGCGGGGTTGATGTGCGCAGCAGAAGCGGGCAAGCGAGGTCGTCGCGTGCTGGTGCTGGATCATGCAAAAAAACCAGGTCGTAAAATTCTGATTTCCGGTGGTGGTAAGTGTAACTTTACTAACTACGATGTGTCGGCAAACAACTATTTATGTCAAAACCCACACTTCGTAAAATCGGCGCTGTCGCAATACACTAACTGGGACTTTATCTCGTTAGTCAGTAAATACGGCATCGAGTTTGAAGAGCGCGATCACGGTCAGCTGTTTTGCCTAGAGTCAGCGAAAGACATCGTTAAAATGATGCTCTCTGAGTGTGAGTCTCCAAACATTCAGTTCCGCTACCAAACCGATGTGCATAGCATCGAGAAAACCGAGCAAGGCTTCTCTTTGCATGCCGATACCGACACGATTGAATGTGACTCTTTAGTGGTGGCTACGGGTGGTCTTTCAATGCCAAAACTGGGTGCGACGCCGTTTGGTTATAAGATTGCCGAGCAATTTGGCCTTGAAGTTGTGCCAACGACAGCGGGTTTAGTGCCATTTACGCTGCACAAAGAAGACAAAGAAGATTTTGCGGAGCTCTCTGGCATTGCCGTTCCAGCAGAGATTACGGCGAATGATGGTACGCTCTTCAAAGAAGCATTGCTGTTCACTCACCGTGGATTGTCTGGTCCATCGGTGCTGCAGATTTCCTCGTTCTGGAAGCCGGGACAAAACGTGTCGGTGAACCTAGCACCAGAGGCAGATATTGAAGAGCTTCTGACGCGCTCGCTAGAGAAACATCCTAATCAAAGCCTGAAAAATACCTTAGCACGATTATTGCCAAAGCGTTTGGTCGAAGTGCTGATTGAGCGTAAGGTGTTTGCGGATAAGCCACTTAAACAGTACAACCCGAAAGAGCTGGTGGCGATTCGTGAGTCACTAGAAAACTGGACGATTGCGCCTAATGGCACCGAAGGCTATCGCACTGCAGAGGTGACGCTGGGCGGAGTGAACACTAACCACCTTTCTTCTAAAACGATGGAGTGTAAGTCTATTGAGGGCTTGTACTTTATCGGTGAAGTCATGGACGTGACGGGTTGGTTAGGGGGTTACAACTTCCAATGGTGCTGGTCATCAGGATTTGTGGCGGGTCAGCACGTATAA
- the uspB gene encoding universal stress protein UspB: protein MISGDTILLALMLITSVNMARYLTALRALIFIMREAHPLLYQQVDGRGFFTTHGNMSKQVRLYHYLKSKEYHHHHDPVFTGKCDRVRELFVLCVALTGVTLLAGFML, encoded by the coding sequence ATGATCAGTGGAGACACTATTCTATTAGCATTGATGCTCATTACCTCAGTCAATATGGCGAGGTATCTGACAGCACTACGCGCACTAATTTTCATCATGCGTGAGGCACATCCGCTCTTGTATCAGCAAGTCGACGGACGTGGCTTTTTCACGACGCACGGCAATATGTCGAAGCAAGTGAGGCTGTATCACTATCTCAAAAGCAAAGAATACCATCACCACCATGATCCGGTGTTTACAGGTAAGTGTGATCGCGTCCGTGAGTTGTTTGTACTCTGTGTGGCGTTGACAGGTGTGACCTTACTTGCTGGCTTTATGCTTTAG
- the ftnA gene encoding non-heme ferritin, producing the protein MLSPSMVQHLNEQINLEFFSSNLYLQMSAWCEDKGFEGAAEFLRKHADEEMQHMQRLFTYVSETGALPILGSIEAPRHDFESLGDVFRETYKHEQMITEKINKLAHVAFSAQDYSTFNFLQWYVAEQHEEEKLFKGILDKLELVGENGQALFFIDKDLATLAKEGSSSIMDAPAE; encoded by the coding sequence ATGCTTTCTCCATCTATGGTTCAACACCTGAACGAGCAAATTAACCTCGAATTCTTTTCATCCAATCTATACTTACAAATGAGTGCTTGGTGTGAAGACAAAGGATTTGAAGGCGCGGCAGAATTTCTTCGTAAGCATGCGGACGAAGAAATGCAGCACATGCAAAGATTGTTTACCTACGTAAGCGAAACCGGTGCACTGCCAATTTTGGGCAGTATTGAGGCACCTCGTCACGATTTTGAAAGCCTTGGCGATGTGTTCCGCGAAACGTACAAACATGAGCAGATGATTACGGAGAAAATCAACAAGCTGGCGCATGTTGCCTTCTCGGCTCAAGACTACTCAACGTTCAACTTTCTTCAGTGGTATGTTGCGGAGCAGCATGAAGAAGAAAAATTGTTTAAAGGGATCTTAGATAAGCTAGAACTCGTAGGTGAAAATGGACAGGCGTTATTCTTCATCGACAAGGATTTAGCAACGTTAGCAAAAGAGGGTTCTTCTTCCATTATGGACGCCCCTGCTGAGTAA
- a CDS encoding universal stress protein — protein MGYKHIMVALDLSEESKMLIDKAVSLAKPLDAEISFIHIDVNYAELYTGLIDLNMAETQHQAMEASMTQLREFAEYANYPIKHSLVGSGDLSNELRDTIGEYNVDLVVCGHHQDFWSKILSSTRQLINTSPVDMLVVPIKD, from the coding sequence ATGGGTTACAAACATATTATGGTCGCATTAGATCTCTCAGAAGAAAGCAAAATGCTCATAGACAAAGCGGTCTCACTCGCGAAACCATTGGATGCCGAGATATCGTTTATTCATATCGACGTCAACTATGCCGAGCTTTATACCGGCTTGATTGACCTCAATATGGCAGAGACACAGCATCAGGCCATGGAAGCCTCGATGACTCAGCTAAGAGAATTTGCTGAGTACGCGAATTACCCGATTAAACATTCATTGGTTGGCAGCGGTGACTTAAGTAATGAGCTGCGCGATACCATTGGTGAATACAATGTCGATTTAGTGGTGTGTGGTCACCATCAAGACTTTTGGAGCAAAATCCTGTCGTCTACCAGACAGCTTATCAACACCTCACCCGTCGATATGTTGGTCGTGCCGATCAAAGACTAA
- a CDS encoding carboxylate/amino acid/amine transporter — protein MGYLYSVTLLWAFSFSLIGVYLAGQVDSWFSVLMRVVLAALVFLPFTKFKQVPNKLKAKLMAIGGIQLGLMYCFYYQSFLLLSVPEVLLFTVFTPIYVTLFYDLLKGRFSPWYLVTAAIAVAGAAFIKFAGINDNFLMGFLVVQGANLCFAIGQVGYKYVMEQEQVELPQHSVFGYFYIGATIVATIAFSIFGSFDKMPTTGVQWGVLIYLGTIASGLGYFIWNKGATMVNAGALAVMNNLLVPAGLIVNIVIWNRDVDLVKLSIGGGIILLSLVVNELWVKPKAEAQLANS, from the coding sequence ATGGGTTATCTCTATTCTGTTACCCTGCTTTGGGCTTTTTCTTTCAGCCTAATTGGGGTTTATCTCGCGGGTCAGGTTGATTCTTGGTTTTCGGTACTAATGCGCGTTGTCCTAGCGGCACTGGTCTTTTTGCCGTTCACTAAGTTCAAGCAAGTTCCCAACAAGCTCAAAGCCAAACTGATGGCGATTGGTGGTATCCAGCTAGGACTGATGTACTGCTTCTACTATCAATCATTTTTGCTGCTTTCGGTGCCGGAAGTGCTGCTGTTTACCGTTTTCACACCAATCTACGTCACCTTGTTCTATGACTTGCTCAAAGGTCGCTTTTCGCCATGGTATTTGGTGACGGCGGCAATTGCGGTCGCGGGCGCGGCGTTCATCAAGTTTGCTGGCATTAACGATAACTTCTTGATGGGCTTCTTGGTCGTGCAAGGCGCGAACCTCTGTTTTGCTATTGGTCAGGTGGGTTACAAATACGTGATGGAGCAAGAGCAGGTTGAGCTGCCGCAGCATAGCGTGTTTGGTTATTTCTATATTGGCGCGACGATCGTAGCCACCATCGCCTTCTCGATTTTTGGTAGCTTCGATAAGATGCCAACAACGGGCGTGCAGTGGGGTGTGCTTATCTACTTAGGAACCATTGCTTCTGGATTGGGTTACTTTATCTGGAACAAAGGTGCGACAATGGTCAACGCGGGCGCACTGGCGGTAATGAATAACCTTCTGGTGCCAGCGGGGCTTATCGTTAATATTGTGATTTGGAATCGCGATGTGGACTTGGTGAAACTGTCGATTGGTGGTGGGATCATCTTGCTATCACTCGTGGTCAACGAGCTTTGGGTCAAACCAAAAGCAGAAGCCCAGCTGGCAAACAGCTAG
- a CDS encoding class I SAM-dependent methyltransferase: protein MHIQLICEHQPRQPELQQLAERWGLVASDDSEFALVLTEQRLELRKLDEPKLGAIYVDLAGGAVAHRRKFGGGKGQAIAKAAGLNKGATPTVLDGTAGLGRDAFVLASLGCKVQMVERHPVVAALLDDGLERAKQDSEIGEWVSERMSLLHASSLDALSELADDNAFIKPDVVYLDPMYPHPENKKKSALVKKEMRVFQSLVGADTDADGLLEPALKLAAKRVVVKRPDYAEWLDEKKPTMAIETKKNRFDVYVNASMS from the coding sequence TTGCACATTCAACTCATTTGCGAACATCAACCACGTCAACCAGAGCTTCAGCAACTTGCCGAGCGTTGGGGGTTGGTGGCGTCTGACGATTCCGAATTTGCATTGGTGCTGACCGAACAAAGACTCGAGCTTCGAAAGCTGGATGAACCGAAACTGGGCGCGATTTACGTCGATCTTGCTGGTGGTGCAGTGGCGCACAGGCGTAAGTTTGGTGGTGGTAAAGGTCAAGCTATTGCTAAAGCAGCAGGTTTAAACAAAGGGGCGACACCTACGGTGCTCGATGGTACTGCTGGTCTAGGTCGCGATGCCTTTGTGCTCGCATCTCTTGGCTGCAAGGTGCAGATGGTAGAGCGCCATCCTGTGGTCGCCGCATTGCTGGATGATGGCCTTGAGCGCGCCAAACAAGACTCTGAAATTGGCGAGTGGGTCAGTGAGCGTATGTCGCTGCTGCATGCGTCGAGCCTAGATGCCTTAAGTGAACTTGCCGATGACAACGCCTTTATCAAGCCCGATGTTGTGTATCTAGACCCTATGTATCCGCATCCAGAGAACAAAAAGAAATCGGCGCTGGTGAAAAAAGAGATGCGTGTTTTTCAATCTTTGGTTGGCGCAGATACCGATGCAGACGGACTGCTTGAGCCTGCTCTTAAGCTTGCGGCAAAACGCGTTGTGGTCAAACGTCCAGACTACGCCGAGTGGCTGGATGAGAAAAAACCGACAATGGCGATTGAGACCAAAAAAAATCGCTTCGATGTTTACGTTAACGCATCAATGAGTTAA
- the asnC gene encoding transcriptional regulator AsnC, translating into MHGTNNLDDLDKAILKTLMEDARRPYAEMAKQFDVSPATIHVRIEKMKAAGIIEGTEVVVNTKKLGYDVCCFIGINLYAARDYHSALEKLNALDEVVEAYYTTGAYNIFVKLMCRSIEELQHVLIDKLQAIEEVQSTETLISLQNPISRNVNP; encoded by the coding sequence ATGCACGGTACCAACAATCTCGACGATCTGGATAAAGCGATCCTAAAAACCTTGATGGAAGACGCCCGTCGCCCGTATGCCGAGATGGCAAAACAGTTTGATGTGAGCCCAGCGACGATTCACGTGCGTATCGAGAAGATGAAAGCGGCCGGGATCATTGAGGGTACTGAGGTGGTCGTGAACACCAAAAAGCTCGGCTATGACGTGTGCTGCTTTATCGGTATCAACCTATACGCTGCGCGTGACTATCACTCGGCGCTGGAGAAGCTCAATGCCTTGGATGAAGTGGTCGAAGCCTACTACACCACTGGGGCGTATAACATCTTCGTGAAGTTGATGTGCCGCTCGATTGAAGAGCTGCAGCACGTGTTGATCGATAAGCTGCAGGCGATTGAAGAGGTGCAATCGACGGAGACGCTGATTTCGTTGCAGAACCCGATTAGTCGAAATGTGAATCCTTAG
- a CDS encoding cation-translocating P-type ATPase — protein MTKKWFTETVENTQQMQGVSAEQGLTSKEVAERQSQYGKNELQEKAGKSALELFIHQFKNPLIFILGVGAIVSYFTGHLVDAIAITAIIFINALIAFWQEFKAQKGMEALRQMAAPSAQVKRDGEWIDIPASDIVPGDILKISTGDILAADVRILEANRLSIDEAALTGESEPVDKTSKVIEDETVGLGDQLNMGFMTTMVTSGTGLGVVVATGMQTEVGHIADLMANTEETKTPMQERMDTIAKTLMLVALGVVAVVCAIGLYYGMPWLEILNTGISLSVAAIPEGLPTVITIVLTMGSTRMVKNNALAKQLAAIETLGSTTVICSDKTGTLTQNQMQVMKAYDASGRYWQVSGKGFSPEGQFKPLSHSTDAKQSPEMMKGLVVATLCNDSEYIMDGDKSAVRGNPTEGALIVAAAKAGLNQSEMLTSGGYSIVEKFPFDSSRKMASVIVKGPEGNHFLAIKGAPDVILRNAAGFMVDGTSVEHTPTASDGNLALATSPSAEIVANYEAAIANFAQDALRTLAVGFKELTEADLERDFEELEKDITVLGLYGIMDPPRPEVRDAIESCYQAGVRTVMITGDHALTAAAIARDIGIIRSEKDLVVTGAELDEMDDDKLRQICPEVAVFARVTPEHKLRIVQAQQFNNEVAAMTGDGVNDAPALRRADIGVAMGITGTSVAKDSGDLILLDDNFSTIVKAVRQGRQIFDNLRKFIRQALTANVGEVSVILFAFLMMGPEAILPLTPLMILWINLVSDGLPALALGVEPEEKDLMERKPRKRNESFFSDHLGTRILTRGLALGGMSYMAFNWALTNGFSANYAQTMAFAMLVFAQLWHLFDSRTFTSLYRRNPFTNKYLLGAVSVSAILSLGVIYTGLGQLIFNTEALAAGHLFGVIMAASLPTLVMSAVKEATKIKWV, from the coding sequence ATGACTAAAAAATGGTTTACTGAAACCGTTGAGAACACTCAGCAGATGCAGGGTGTGTCGGCGGAGCAAGGCCTGACTTCAAAGGAAGTAGCCGAGCGCCAATCACAATACGGAAAAAACGAGCTGCAAGAGAAGGCTGGCAAATCTGCGCTTGAGCTGTTTATCCACCAATTTAAAAATCCACTGATTTTCATTCTGGGCGTCGGTGCCATTGTTTCCTATTTCACCGGGCACCTAGTGGATGCGATCGCGATTACAGCGATCATCTTTATCAACGCATTGATTGCTTTCTGGCAAGAGTTCAAAGCTCAGAAAGGTATGGAAGCGCTACGTCAAATGGCGGCACCGTCGGCGCAGGTTAAGCGTGATGGTGAGTGGATTGACATCCCAGCGAGCGACATCGTTCCAGGTGATATCTTAAAAATCAGCACAGGTGACATCCTAGCGGCTGATGTACGTATCCTCGAGGCCAACCGTCTATCTATCGACGAAGCAGCGCTAACGGGTGAGTCAGAGCCAGTAGACAAGACGTCTAAGGTTATCGAAGACGAAACCGTAGGCCTTGGCGACCAGCTAAACATGGGCTTTATGACGACGATGGTGACATCGGGTACAGGTCTAGGTGTTGTGGTTGCGACAGGTATGCAGACCGAAGTGGGTCACATCGCTGACCTAATGGCGAACACTGAAGAAACCAAGACGCCGATGCAAGAGCGCATGGACACCATTGCTAAAACGCTAATGCTAGTAGCCCTAGGCGTTGTAGCGGTTGTGTGTGCTATCGGTCTTTACTACGGTATGCCTTGGCTAGAGATCCTCAACACAGGTATTTCTCTGTCTGTCGCTGCGATTCCTGAAGGTCTTCCGACGGTCATCACTATTGTTCTAACCATGGGTTCTACTCGCATGGTGAAGAACAATGCTCTGGCTAAGCAGTTGGCTGCGATTGAGACGCTAGGTTCAACCACGGTTATCTGTTCTGATAAGACAGGTACGCTAACTCAAAACCAAATGCAGGTAATGAAGGCGTACGATGCAAGCGGTCGTTACTGGCAAGTAAGCGGTAAAGGCTTCAGCCCTGAAGGTCAGTTCAAGCCGCTATCGCACAGCACAGATGCCAAGCAAAGCCCAGAGATGATGAAGGGTCTAGTCGTCGCGACACTATGTAACGATTCTGAGTACATCATGGATGGCGACAAGTCGGCTGTTCGTGGTAACCCAACAGAGGGTGCACTGATTGTGGCAGCTGCGAAGGCGGGTTTGAACCAGTCTGAGATGCTAACGTCAGGTGGCTACTCTATCGTTGAGAAATTCCCGTTCGATTCTTCTCGTAAGATGGCGTCGGTTATCGTGAAAGGTCCTGAAGGCAATCACTTCCTTGCTATCAAGGGTGCGCCAGATGTGATTCTTCGCAACGCAGCAGGCTTCATGGTTGACGGTACGTCTGTTGAGCACACACCAACAGCATCGGACGGCAACCTTGCGCTAGCGACTAGCCCAAGTGCTGAGATCGTTGCAAACTACGAAGCTGCGATTGCAAACTTTGCTCAAGACGCACTGCGTACGCTAGCCGTTGGCTTCAAAGAGCTAACAGAAGCAGACCTAGAGCGTGACTTTGAAGAGCTAGAGAAAGATATTACGGTATTGGGTCTCTACGGCATCATGGATCCACCGCGTCCAGAAGTACGCGATGCGATTGAAAGCTGCTACCAAGCAGGTGTGAGAACGGTAATGATCACCGGTGACCACGCGCTAACAGCAGCAGCGATTGCACGTGATATCGGTATCATCCGCAGCGAGAAAGATCTGGTTGTGACGGGTGCAGAGCTTGATGAGATGGACGATGACAAGCTTCGTCAGATCTGTCCGGAAGTTGCAGTATTTGCCCGTGTAACACCAGAGCACAAGCTACGTATCGTTCAGGCTCAGCAGTTCAACAACGAAGTAGCAGCGATGACAGGTGACGGTGTGAACGATGCACCAGCACTGCGCCGTGCAGATATCGGTGTTGCTATGGGTATCACTGGTACGTCTGTAGCGAAAGACTCAGGTGACCTTATCCTACTGGATGACAACTTCAGCACTATCGTGAAAGCGGTACGCCAAGGTCGTCAAATCTTCGATAACCTTCGTAAGTTCATCCGTCAGGCTCTGACAGCGAACGTGGGTGAAGTATCGGTTATCCTGTTTGCGTTCCTAATGATGGGGCCAGAGGCTATCTTGCCGCTAACACCGCTAATGATTCTATGGATCAACTTGGTATCGGATGGTCTACCAGCGCTTGCGCTAGGTGTTGAGCCAGAAGAGAAAGATCTGATGGAGCGTAAGCCTCGCAAACGTAACGAGAGCTTCTTCAGTGACCACCTAGGTACTCGTATCCTAACTCGTGGTCTAGCACTGGGTGGCATGAGCTACATGGCGTTCAACTGGGCACTGACCAATGGTTTCTCTGCGAACTACGCACAGACAATGGCATTTGCGATGCTAGTCTTTGCTCAGCTATGGCATCTATTTGACTCACGTACATTTACGTCGCTATACCGCAGAAACCCTTTCACCAACAAGTACCTACTAGGTGCAGTATCGGTGTCAGCGATTCTATCGCTAGGGGTTATCTACACAGGTCTAGGCCAGCTAATCTTCAATACTGAAGCACTGGCAGCAGGTCACCTATTTGGTGTCATCATGGCAGCATCACTACCAACGCTGGTTATGTCTGCAGTGAAAGAAGCAACTAAGATTAAGTGGGTTTAA
- the prlC gene encoding oligopeptidase A encodes MSNPLLTFTDLPPFSQIKPEYVKPAVEQAIDACRAKIDAVLEGNTNPTWDNVVAPIEEIDDKLSRLWSPVSHMNSVVNSDELREAYESCLPILSEYGTWVGQHKGLYEAYKAIKASDEFEALSQAQQKTIKDSLRDFELSGIGLPANEQHRYGEISKRMSELGSQFSNNVLDATMGWTKHITDEKELVGMPESALAAAKAAAEAKELEGYLLTLDIPSYLPVLTYCDNQALRQELYEAYVTRASDRGPTAGQWDNTDVISEQLKLRHEIARLLGFGTFSEKSLATKMAESPAQVLGFLNDLATKAKPQGEREVEELRQFAEKEFGVTELNLWDIAYYSEKQKQHLFQFSDEELRPYFPESKVVSGLFEVLNRVFGMKITEREGVDTWHESVRFFDIFDSEDTLRGSFYLDLYAREHKRGGAWMDECRVRRTNAEGELQTPVAYLTCNFNKPVGDKPAMFTHDEVVTLFHETGHGIHHMLTKIDTGAVSGINGVPWDAVELPSQFLENWCWEEEALAFISGHYETGEPLPKAMLDKMLAAKNFQSAMFILRQLEFGLFDFTLHTEYDPDIGARVLETLADVKSKVAVLPSLEWNRFSHSFSHIFAGGYSAGYYSYLWAEVLSSDAYSRFEEEGIFNKETGQSFLNNILEMGGSEEPMELFKRFRGREPEIDALLRHSGISA; translated from the coding sequence ATGTCAAACCCACTACTGACGTTTACCGACTTACCTCCTTTTTCACAAATTAAACCAGAATATGTGAAACCAGCAGTCGAGCAAGCGATTGATGCCTGCCGCGCGAAAATTGATGCGGTGCTTGAAGGCAATACCAATCCGACTTGGGATAATGTTGTTGCGCCAATCGAAGAGATTGATGACAAGCTAAGCCGCCTTTGGTCACCAGTGAGCCATATGAACTCTGTGGTCAACAGCGACGAGCTGCGCGAAGCGTATGAAAGCTGTTTGCCTATTTTGTCGGAGTACGGCACTTGGGTAGGCCAGCACAAAGGTCTGTATGAAGCTTACAAAGCGATCAAAGCCAGCGATGAGTTTGAGGCGTTAAGCCAAGCTCAGCAAAAAACCATCAAAGATTCACTGCGTGACTTTGAGCTATCTGGTATTGGCTTACCTGCTAACGAGCAGCATCGCTACGGCGAGATCAGCAAGCGCATGTCAGAGCTAGGCTCGCAGTTCTCTAACAATGTGCTCGATGCCACTATGGGCTGGACTAAGCACATCACCGATGAGAAAGAGCTAGTAGGCATGCCGGAATCGGCGCTGGCCGCAGCGAAAGCGGCCGCTGAAGCCAAAGAACTCGAGGGTTATTTATTAACGCTCGATATTCCATCTTATCTTCCAGTTCTCACTTACTGTGATAACCAAGCGCTGCGCCAAGAATTGTATGAAGCATACGTCACTCGTGCCTCTGATCGCGGCCCGACAGCGGGTCAGTGGGACAACACAGATGTCATTTCAGAGCAGTTAAAACTGCGCCATGAAATTGCTCGCTTGCTTGGTTTTGGTACCTTCAGTGAGAAATCACTGGCGACCAAAATGGCTGAGAGCCCGGCGCAAGTGCTTGGCTTCTTGAACGATCTCGCGACGAAAGCCAAGCCTCAAGGTGAACGTGAAGTCGAAGAGCTACGCCAATTTGCCGAAAAAGAGTTTGGCGTCACTGAGTTAAACCTTTGGGATATCGCTTACTACAGCGAGAAGCAAAAGCAGCACCTATTCCAGTTCTCAGATGAAGAGCTGCGCCCATACTTCCCAGAATCAAAAGTGGTTAGTGGCTTGTTCGAGGTGCTTAATCGCGTCTTCGGTATGAAGATTACTGAACGTGAAGGTGTGGATACTTGGCATGAGTCGGTACGTTTCTTTGATATCTTCGATAGTGAAGACACGCTGCGCGGCAGCTTTTACTTAGATCTGTATGCACGTGAGCACAAACGTGGCGGAGCATGGATGGACGAATGTCGAGTGCGCCGCACCAATGCTGAAGGTGAACTGCAAACCCCAGTGGCGTACCTAACGTGCAACTTCAACAAACCAGTGGGTGATAAGCCTGCCATGTTCACTCACGATGAAGTGGTGACACTATTCCACGAAACTGGCCACGGCATTCACCACATGCTGACTAAGATCGATACTGGTGCTGTGTCTGGCATTAACGGTGTGCCATGGGATGCGGTCGAGCTGCCAAGTCAGTTCCTCGAAAACTGGTGCTGGGAAGAAGAAGCGCTGGCATTTATATCTGGTCACTATGAAACCGGCGAGCCGCTACCAAAAGCCATGCTCGACAAGATGCTGGCAGCGAAGAACTTCCAATCGGCGATGTTTATCCTGCGTCAGCTTGAGTTCGGTTTGTTCGACTTCACGCTGCACACAGAATACGATCCAGACATCGGCGCACGCGTTCTAGAAACCCTTGCGGATGTGAAATCCAAGGTCGCCGTATTGCCAAGCCTAGAGTGGAACCGCTTCTCACACAGCTTCAGCCATATCTTTGCTGGTGGCTACAGTGCTGGCTACTACAGCTATCTATGGGCAGAGGTGTTGTCTTCAGATGCTTATTCACGTTTTGAAGAAGAGGGCATCTTTAATAAAGAGACTGGCCAAAGCTTCCTAAACAACATCCTAGAGATGGGTGGCAGTGAAGAGCCGATGGAGCTGTTTAAGCGCTTCCGAGGCCGTGAGCCAGAGATTGATGCATTGCTGCGTCATTCTGGGATTAGTGCTTAG
- a CDS encoding 23S rRNA (adenine(2030)-N(6))-methyltransferase RlmJ: MLSYRHSFHAGNHADVVKHIVQSLILNSLKNKEKPFVYHDTHSGVGRYDLTHEWSEKTGEYKQGIGKLWGNSDIPEDIASYIESIDTLNNGDALRYYPGSPRVARAHLRPQDRMVLTELHPSDFPLLEQEFHRDRQVKIFKEDGFKRLKASLPPAERRGLVLIDPPYELAREYRDVVTAIAQSHKRWATGIYAIWYPVVNRYDIDDMIDGLEGLGIRKILQIELGVSPDTNERGMTASGMIVINPPWMLEQQMKEILPYLKEKIAPATGHFKVEWIVPE, from the coding sequence TTGCTGAGCTATCGTCACAGTTTTCACGCGGGCAACCATGCCGACGTCGTGAAGCACATAGTACAAAGTCTTATCCTTAATTCTCTAAAAAACAAGGAAAAGCCATTCGTTTATCACGACACCCACTCAGGCGTAGGTCGCTACGATCTTACCCATGAATGGTCGGAGAAAACGGGCGAATACAAGCAAGGTATCGGCAAACTTTGGGGTAACTCAGACATCCCAGAAGACATCGCCAGCTACATTGAGTCGATTGATACGCTAAATAACGGTGATGCTCTGCGCTACTACCCAGGCTCCCCACGTGTGGCGCGCGCGCATCTGCGCCCGCAAGACCGTATGGTATTGACCGAGCTGCACCCCAGTGACTTCCCGCTACTTGAGCAAGAATTCCATCGCGACCGTCAGGTTAAGATCTTTAAAGAAGATGGCTTTAAGCGCCTAAAAGCGAGCCTACCACCAGCAGAGCGTCGCGGCTTAGTACTGATAGACCCACCCTACGAGCTCGCCAGAGAGTATCGCGATGTGGTGACCGCGATTGCACAGAGCCATAAACGCTGGGCAACGGGTATCTACGCGATTTGGTACCCAGTGGTGAATCGCTACGACATCGACGACATGATTGATGGTCTGGAAGGGCTTGGCATTCGCAAGATCCTTCAAATAGAGCTTGGGGTGTCTCCTGATACCAACGAGCGTGGTATGACAGCTTCAGGCATGATTGTTATCAACCCGCCGTGGATGCTAGAGCAGCAGATGAAAGAGATCCTGCCATACCTTAAAGAGAAAATTGCCCCAGCAACAGGCCACTTTAAGGTGGAATGGATTGTTCCTGAATAA